The Gambusia affinis linkage group LG11, SWU_Gaff_1.0, whole genome shotgun sequence genome contains a region encoding:
- the aff3 gene encoding AF4/FMR2 family member 4, with product MPTVLGGKGKLSIVCPLLRYTYSQGKRSQHKCCAKDILEDMTQSWPSQQALGGDQTQRILYNPKDARHPATQQRQSRGDTQQRMARHPYVAPHKSMLADDLKISSDEDDTQRAIHESASWDRHSLSAQRAHTHGRRVRHSSSDSSDSDSSAESGSSSLRSRSPSPELHPDPPSPASTRPLCNKEIDHPSTTQWQLDKWLKRSKKKSARTDQDLPQAITEPEASPLSQRAPSPARSWDSNQEYSPSQTPIPSPQFTYSNDNSPAPSPGYSYCPSPSPFPSTCPSPTPSPRHSPPPSPVLSVCPSPCGTPRTSRSPSPIPKHLSRSPSPTLPTPSRGFHCHGAQNQNQSPSILTSTPHRTKVRPWIAPLLGTSLKSKPPSNSHLQPSYQLKPKTHHTQDQVQDQSKLKDFGGLNSQLNPNQKSTHKSIPYPRTKQVSNNPKTKNPTYFDQIQGNRSKPTSRPPFQQPSQQSPKRTKHGVHTGCETNTAPSTHSTSASKATRNSVARSTSGPFSNLIHWTKLWEATNSNPTHPNHAKPSQRKPQSKEQEVDQRKPRLTQAERRIHESKEDRHHHEQQLGKLERKEDRRLAEEQLLRRPWIQSSPEEEEEEEERATEQQGGRKNTGRGENRRKGVQAKEEWKAVRQVSSNDKQHCLRETFDCQGRTKKGRRCEEKREVIRDQSPLLSTHSPPPQRPSFNSSSSSSSSSSSTTASNSDSESECFGSITKVSAESTSHRRVTKTGNQAASRPDTTRPKTVHPRRPSSDNPCERRQQSEAKQRLYTLVPFGRGEKTPSTAQRGLRNLVVQIDLCLLKRVPDSPTDSTGKKLSPSKSSSLMKEKTKEAMKHIYDPETSITDGKRKRKLENGIAQRETKRSLLYLNEAPRQKEPSSLPAENIITETVHNGYLEEFLDSKRPVSPLSPLSPLPQSPEPTRPTSKAKATTEQQQSRAQKSKDKSKEADVKPKTEVECVKVSRQHQPPPESTWGPSSHRGSVPSQEISHHAEYYLHEAKRMKHRADAMVDKLGKAVNYIDAALSFMECGKAMEEGPLEAKSPFTMYSETVELIRYAMRLKGHSGPGARQEDKQLAVLCFRCLALLYWQMFRLKKDHALKYSKVLLDYFKSSPKVPTTPPGWMDTGKATTGLPSSLSPTAKHHRRGSNGGSSSASLISIPQRIHQMAANHLNITNSVLYSYEYWEVADNLAKENKEFFNYLNTLSGPLTLHSSIAHAVQYTRQALQWIRISAKLN from the exons GACATGACTCAGTCCTGGCCTTCCCAGCAAGCCTTGGGGGGGGACCAGACCCAGCGAATCCTCTACAATCCTAAG GATGCAAGGCATCCAGCCACCCAACAAAGGCAAA GCCGTGGGGACACTCAACAGCGAATGGCTCGTCATCCTTACGTGGCACCTCACAAATC AATGCTTGCTGATGACCTGAAGATAAGTAGTGATGAAGATGACACTCAGAGG GCCATTCATGAGTCAGCTTCCTGGGACAGACACAG CCTGTCGGCGCAGCGAGCGCACACACATGGCAGGAGGGTGAGACATTCCAGTTCAGACTCCTCGGACTCTGACTCCTCTGCAGAGTCGGGCAGCAGCAGCCTTCGTTCCCGCAGCCCGAGTCCAGAACTTCACCCAGATCCTCCGTCGCCTGCAAGCACGCGGCCACTGTGCAACAAGGAG attGATCATCCTTCCACTACCCAGTGGCAGTTAGATAAATGGCTGAAAAGATCaaagaaaaaatctgccagAACTGATCAAGATTTGCCTCAGGCTATTACAGAACCCGAGGCCTCTCCCCTAAGTCAGAGAGCCCCCTCTCCAGCCAGGTCATGGGACAGCAATCAGGAGTATAGCCCGAGCCAAACCCCCATTCCAAGTCCACAGTTCACTTACAGTAACGATAACAGCCCAGCTCCCAGCCCCGGTTACAGCTACTGCCCAAGTCCCAGCCCATTCCCCAGCACCTGTCCAAGTCCTACCCCTAGTCCGCGACATAGCCCACCTCCAAGTCCAGTTCTAAGTGTTTGCCCCAGTCCTTGTGGAACCCCAAGGACCAGTCGAAGCCCAAGCCCTATACCTAAACATCTCTCAAGAAGTCCTAGTCCCACTTTACCCACTCCATCAAGGGGTTTTCACTGCCATGGggctcagaaccagaaccagtcacCTTCAATTCTAACATCTACCCCCCACAGGACTAAAGTAAGACCATGGATTGCACCATTGCTTGGCACCAGTTTAAAGAGTAAGCCCCCGAGTAACAGTCATCTTCAACCTTCTTATCAGCTCAAGCCTAAGACTCATCACACACAAGACCAAGTCCAGGACCAAAGCAAGTTGAAAGATTTTGGAGGCTTAAATTCCCAACTAAATCCCAATCAAAAATCTACACACAAGTCTATTCCATATCCAAGAACTAAACAGGTTTCCAACAACCCCAAAACTAAAAATCCAACATACTTTGATCAAATTCAAGGCAACCGATCCAAACCCACGTCACGGCCACCATTTCAACAACCTTCACAACAAAGCCCCAAAAGAACAAAGCACGGAGTGCACACTGGCTGTGAAACCAACACAGCTCCCAGTACTCATTCCACATCTGCCAGTAAAGCTACTAGAAATTCTGTTGCTCGGTCAACCTCTGGACCCTTCTCTAACCTTATACACTGGACAAAGCTGTGGGAAGCTACAAACTCAAACCCCACGCATCCAAACCATGCCAAACCTTCACAAAGGAAACCTCAGTCTAAGGAACAGGAAGTAGATCAGAGAAAACCTCGTCTGACCCAAGCAGAGAGGAGAATACATGAAAGCAAGGAGGATAGACATCATCATGAACAACAACTAGGGAAGCTAGAACGAAAGGAAGACAGAAGGCTGGCGGAGGAGCAGTTACTAAGACGTCCCTGGATCCAAAGTTCgccagaagaagaggaggaagaggaggaaagagcaACAGAACAGCAAGGTGGGAGAAAGAacacaggaagaggagaaaatagGAGGAAGGGGGTGCAGGCAAAGGAAGAATGGAAAGCGGTCAGACAGGTGTCTTCTAATGACAAACAACACTGCCTTAGAGAGACGTTTGACTGTCAAGGAAGGACAAAAAAGGGGAGAAGATGTGAGGAGAAAAGAGAAGTAATCAGAGACCAATCACCCTTATTATCTACACACTCCCCACCTCCCCAGAGACCATCCTTCAACTCCTCATcctcgtcatcatcatcatcttcttctaCAACCGCCTCAAACTCAGACTCTGAATCTGAATGTTTTGGCTCTATCACCAAGGTTTCAGCTGAGTCCACTTCTCACAGGAGAGTCACCAAGACAGGGAACCAAGCTGCAAGCAGACCTGACACTACCAGGCCTAAGACAGTACACCCCAGACGACCCAGCTCAGATAATCCATGTGAAAGGAGGCAGCAAAGTGAGGCAAAGCAAAGGCTCTACACTCTAGTCCCATTTGGACGAGGGGAAAAAACTCCTTCCACTGCCCAACGGGGGCTAAGAAATCTGGTGGTGCAGATAGACCTCTGTCTTCTCAAGAGAGTCCCTGACAGTCCTACAGATTCCACTGGTAAAAAACTATCCCCTTCCAAATCATCTTcattaatgaaggaaaaaactaaagagGCTATGAAACACATTTATGATCCTGAGACTTCCATTACAGATGGCAAAAGGAAACGCAAG CTAGAGAATGGCATAGCTCAAAGAGAAACCAAGAGGAGTCTTCTTTATCTAAACGAGGCACCAAGGCAGAAAGAACCTTCATCATTACCAGCTGAGAACATCATTACTGAGACGGTGCACAATGG ATACCTGGAGGAGTTCTTGGACAGCAAGAGGCCAGTGTCTCCCTTGTCTCCCTTGTCTCCACTGCCCCAGAGCCCTGAGCCCACCAGGCCCACCTCCAAAGCAAAGGCAACTACCGAACAGCAGCAGTCCCGTGCACAGAAGAGCAAAGACAAGAGCAAAGAGGCAGATGTAAAG CCTAAGACTGAGGTGGAGTGTGTAAAAGTATCAAGGCAGCATCAGCCACCACCCGAGTCCACCTGGGGACCATCTAGTCACAGAGGATCCGTACCAAGCCAAGAAAT TTCTCACCATGCTGAATACTACTTACATGAAGCTAAACGGATGAAGCACCGTGCTGATGCAATg GTGGACAAGCTAGGAAAAGCTGTTAACTACATTGATGCAGCTCTGTCCTTCATGGAATGTGGAAAGGCGATGGAGGAGGGGCCACTCGAGGCAAAGTCTCCTTTCACCATGTATTCTGAGACAGTGGAGCTGATCCG ATACGCAATGAGGCTCAAGGGTCACTCTGGCCCTGGAGCGAGACAGGAAGACAAACAGCTGGCAGTGCTGTG TTTCAGATGCCTTGCCCTCCTTTACTGGCAGATGTTTCGCTTAAAAAAAGATCATGCACTAAAGTACTCCAAAGTGCTACTTGACTATTTCAAG AGTTCTCCCAAAGTGCCTACAACGCCACCTGGCTGGATGGACACTGGGAA GGCTACAACAGGACTCCCGTCCTCACTGTCACCCACTGCAAAACACCACAGACGGGGTTCAAATGGGGGCAGCAGCTCTGCGTCGCTCATAAGCATACCCCAGCGCatccaccagatggcagcaaACCACCTGAACATCACCAACAGTGTCCTGTACAGCTATGAGTACTGGGAGGTGGCAGACAACCTCGCAAAGGAGAATAAAg AATTCTTCAATTACTTGAATACTTTGTCTGGGCCATTGACTCTTCACAGTAGCATTGCTCACGCTGTTCAATACACCAGGCAGGCTCTTCAGTGGATTCGCATTAGTGCCAAACTGAACTGA